From the genome of Streptomyces sp. NBC_01341, one region includes:
- a CDS encoding ABC transporter ATP-binding protein, with translation MTDTAAATARPDTGPWPGTVIATHGLTKRYRGGQLAVDGLDLTVPAGSVFGFLGPNGSGKTTTIRMLMGLIAPTSGTAHVLGRPMPEAGRAVLPHVGALIEGPALYGFLTGRDNLLRFDSADPAADPRTRRARVDGALERVGLAAVGGKRAKAYSLGMKQRLGLAAALLRPRRLLVLDEPTNGLDPQGMREVRALVRELAAEGTTVFLSSHLLDEIEQVCTHAAVMARGRLAVQGPVAELAAGARGRLAVTTPDAGDAARILTEHGATGVTADGDRVSADAPPADVDLADVNETLVRGGVRVRAFGVERASLEDAFVALTGEGFDVAG, from the coding sequence ATGACCGACACAGCGGCCGCGACGGCGCGGCCGGACACGGGGCCCTGGCCCGGGACCGTGATCGCGACGCACGGGCTCACCAAGCGCTACCGGGGCGGCCAGTTGGCGGTCGACGGGCTCGACCTCACGGTCCCCGCCGGCAGCGTCTTCGGCTTCCTGGGGCCCAACGGCTCGGGCAAGACCACGACGATCCGGATGCTCATGGGCCTCATCGCCCCCACGTCCGGCACCGCCCACGTTCTGGGCCGCCCCATGCCGGAGGCGGGCCGCGCCGTGCTTCCGCACGTCGGGGCGCTCATCGAGGGGCCCGCCCTGTACGGGTTCCTGACGGGCCGTGACAACCTCCTCCGCTTCGACTCCGCCGACCCGGCGGCCGACCCGCGCACCAGACGGGCGCGGGTGGACGGCGCGCTGGAGCGGGTCGGTCTCGCCGCCGTCGGCGGGAAGAGGGCCAAGGCGTACTCGCTGGGGATGAAGCAGCGTCTCGGGCTGGCCGCCGCGCTGCTCCGGCCGCGCAGACTCCTCGTGCTGGACGAGCCGACGAACGGCCTCGACCCGCAGGGCATGCGAGAGGTCCGCGCTCTCGTCCGCGAACTGGCGGCGGAGGGCACCACCGTCTTCCTCTCCTCCCACCTGCTCGACGAGATCGAGCAGGTCTGCACGCACGCGGCGGTCATGGCCCGGGGCCGGCTGGCCGTCCAGGGCCCCGTCGCCGAGCTCGCCGCCGGCGCCCGGGGCCGTCTCGCCGTGACCACCCCCGACGCGGGTGACGCCGCGCGCATCCTCACGGAGCACGGGGCGACCGGCGTCACGGCCGACGGGGACCGGGTGAGCGCCGACGCGCCGCCGGCCGACGTCGACCTCGCGGACGTCAACGAGACCCTGGTGCGCGGCGGTGTACGGGTGCGCGCCTTCGGCGTCGAACGTGCCTCGCTGGAGGACGCCTTCGTCGCACTCACCGGAGAGGGATTCGATGTCGCAGGCTGA
- a CDS encoding HAD family hydrolase produces the protein MFTPPAAYTLVATDLDGTLLRTDDTVSPRSRAALARAASAGARHLIVTGRPVPGIRALLADLGYDGLVVCGQGAQVYDAGAARMLRSVTLDRELADTALGKIEAEVGQVFAAVDQDGPDGRTLMEPGYRMPHPSLPARRTGRRSELWAAPVIKVLIRHPELTDDELAAAARGAVGDLASVTMAGPGTVEMAPFGVDKGTGVTLAGELLGRDPAGAVAFGDMPNDLPMFRISGHRVAMAGGHPELRAAADEITLSNDDDGVAVVLERLFA, from the coding sequence ATGTTCACGCCACCCGCCGCATACACCCTCGTCGCCACGGATCTCGACGGGACGCTGCTGCGCACCGACGACACCGTGAGTCCCCGGTCCCGCGCCGCCCTCGCCCGCGCGGCGTCGGCCGGCGCACGGCATCTGATCGTCACGGGCCGTCCTGTTCCCGGAATACGCGCCCTGCTCGCCGACCTCGGCTACGACGGCCTCGTGGTCTGCGGGCAGGGCGCGCAGGTCTACGACGCGGGGGCGGCCCGCATGCTGAGGTCGGTGACGCTGGACCGGGAGCTGGCCGACACCGCGCTCGGCAAGATCGAGGCCGAGGTGGGGCAGGTGTTCGCCGCGGTGGACCAGGACGGGCCGGACGGCCGGACGCTGATGGAACCGGGGTACCGCATGCCGCACCCCTCGCTCCCCGCCCGGCGGACCGGCCGGCGCTCCGAGCTGTGGGCGGCGCCGGTCATCAAGGTCCTGATACGCCACCCGGAACTGACGGACGACGAACTGGCGGCGGCCGCCCGCGGAGCCGTGGGCGACCTGGCGTCCGTCACCATGGCGGGGCCGGGCACGGTGGAGATGGCGCCGTTCGGCGTGGACAAGGGCACCGGGGTCACCCTCGCCGGGGAACTGCTCGGCCGTGACCCGGCGGGCGCGGTGGCGTTCGGCGACATGCCCAACGACCTGCCGATGTTCCGGATCTCCGGCCACCGGGTGGCGATGGCGGGCGGGCACCCGGAGCTCAGGGCCGCCGCCGACGAGATCACGCTCTCCAACGACGACGACGGGGTGGCGGTGGTCCTGGAGCGCCTGTTCGCCTGA
- a CDS encoding Uma2 family endonuclease, whose translation MSIGPEAPEPRWAVPPVGGWTADDLDTLPNLPPHTELIDGSLVFVSPQTVFHERAIDYLKWQLQSLAPLELEVFREFTIDVDFQNRPEPDVVVVRADAVESLRQTRFPASSVLLAVEVVSDESVTRARETKPLKYARARIPHYWRVENQDGRAVVYVFELEPATGAYTSTGIFHDRMKVSTPFPVDLDLTTIVSRRRATDPR comes from the coding sequence ATGAGCATCGGACCCGAGGCCCCCGAGCCGCGGTGGGCGGTCCCGCCCGTGGGCGGCTGGACCGCCGATGACCTGGACACACTCCCGAATCTGCCTCCGCACACGGAGCTGATCGACGGGAGTCTGGTTTTCGTGAGTCCGCAGACCGTTTTCCATGAGCGCGCGATCGACTATCTCAAGTGGCAACTGCAGTCGCTCGCACCGCTCGAGCTGGAAGTCTTCCGCGAATTCACCATCGACGTCGACTTCCAGAACCGGCCCGAACCCGACGTGGTCGTCGTGCGCGCGGACGCGGTCGAGAGCCTGCGGCAGACCCGGTTCCCCGCGAGCAGTGTGCTGCTCGCCGTCGAAGTCGTGTCCGACGAGTCCGTCACCCGTGCCCGGGAGACCAAGCCCCTCAAGTACGCGCGGGCCAGGATCCCGCACTACTGGCGGGTGGAGAACCAGGACGGCCGTGCCGTGGTCTACGTCTTCGAGCTGGAACCGGCCACCGGCGCGTACACGTCCACGGGGATCTTCCACGACCGGATGAAGGTCTCCACGCCTTTCCCGGTCGACCTCGACCTGACCACGATCGTCTCCCGCCGCAGGGCGACGGACCCCCGATAG
- a CDS encoding LolA family protein, giving the protein MAPNDSAETNGEATGTVVGRRKKARYIVPFAVAGVAAATIGLVPALAASGDPELPDITAQELIEKIAASDQEQLSGTMKISTDLGIPSLGGIASSFAPDAGGGDASAAPESKLMELASGTHTLRVAADGPDRQRLSILGEGSEYSLVHNGDDVWGYDSESNEVYHAKSEGAERPGGKHKAPKGVPATPKELAEEALAAADDTTSVSVDGTAQVAGRDAYQLLIKPKQSGSTIGSVRVAVDSATGVPLKFTLATSSGGKAAVDAGFTKVDFSKPDASSFSFTPPKGAKVTEADEMKDGAGRNGAAGKAPKDLGALEGFKGLDVIGQGWNAVAEIDVPGGAGLPAQGSGSGDMPAQAQQFLDALGDKVTGDFGSGTVFKTRLVNALMTDDGKVYVGAVTQDTLVKAADAAE; this is encoded by the coding sequence ATGGCACCGAACGACAGCGCGGAGACCAACGGCGAGGCCACGGGGACTGTCGTGGGCCGCCGGAAGAAGGCGCGCTACATCGTCCCGTTCGCGGTGGCGGGAGTAGCGGCCGCGACGATCGGGCTCGTCCCGGCGCTCGCCGCGTCCGGCGACCCGGAACTGCCGGACATCACGGCGCAGGAGCTCATCGAGAAGATCGCCGCGTCGGACCAGGAGCAGCTGTCCGGCACGATGAAGATCAGCACCGACCTCGGAATCCCCTCGCTCGGCGGTATCGCGAGCAGTTTCGCGCCGGACGCGGGCGGCGGGGACGCGAGTGCCGCGCCCGAGAGCAAGCTGATGGAGCTGGCGTCCGGGACGCACACGCTCCGGGTGGCCGCAGACGGACCCGACCGGCAGCGCCTGTCCATCCTCGGAGAGGGCTCCGAGTACAGCCTCGTCCACAACGGGGACGACGTCTGGGGCTACGACAGCGAGAGCAACGAGGTCTACCACGCGAAGTCCGAGGGGGCCGAGCGGCCGGGCGGGAAGCACAAGGCGCCCAAGGGCGTCCCCGCCACGCCGAAGGAGCTCGCCGAGGAGGCCCTCGCCGCCGCGGACGACACCACGTCCGTCTCGGTCGACGGCACGGCACAGGTGGCGGGGCGCGACGCGTACCAGCTGCTGATCAAGCCGAAGCAGTCCGGTTCGACGATCGGGTCCGTCAGGGTGGCCGTCGACTCGGCGACCGGCGTGCCGCTGAAGTTCACGCTGGCCACGAGCTCCGGTGGCAAGGCCGCCGTCGATGCCGGCTTCACGAAGGTCGACTTCTCGAAGCCCGACGCGTCCTCCTTCTCCTTCACCCCGCCGAAGGGCGCGAAGGTCACCGAGGCCGACGAGATGAAGGACGGGGCCGGGAGGAACGGTGCGGCCGGCAAGGCGCCGAAGGACCTCGGAGCGCTGGAGGGCTTCAAGGGCCTCGACGTGATCGGCCAGGGCTGGAACGCCGTCGCCGAGATCGACGTCCCGGGCGGCGCCGGGCTCCCCGCCCAGGGCTCCGGTTCCGGTGACATGCCGGCGCAGGCCCAGCAGTTCCTCGACGCCCTCGGCGACAAGGTCACCGGCGACTTCGGCTCGGGCACGGTCTTCAAGACGCGCCTGGTCAACGCCCTCATGACGGACGACGGCAAGGTCTACGTCGGCGCCGTCACCCAGGACACCCTGGTGAAGGCGGCCGACGCCGCCGAGTAG
- a CDS encoding ABC transporter permease, which yields MSQAELTAVPASSEPRRALWTLGILRSELTVTLCRRRTLALLGVLAAVPVLVGVAVRIETGDGTTGGPGGGPAFLSQITNNGLFLVFAALSVTLPVFLPMAVGVVAGDSVAGEAGGGTLRYLLVAPAGRTRLLLAKYASVLVFCLVATLVVAVSALVTGALLFPVGEVTTISGTRIGFGEGLVRAALIALAVAVSLVGFAALGLFVSTLTDSGIAAMAATVGVLITVQILDTMPQLHGIHPYLFPHYWPSFSDLLRDPVYWDEMVRNLGLQALYAAVFGSAAWARFTTRDISV from the coding sequence ATGTCGCAGGCTGAACTCACGGCGGTTCCCGCGTCCAGCGAACCGCGGCGCGCGCTGTGGACCCTGGGGATCCTCCGCTCCGAACTGACCGTCACCCTGTGCCGCCGGCGCACCCTGGCCCTGCTCGGTGTGCTGGCCGCCGTCCCCGTGCTCGTGGGGGTCGCCGTGCGGATCGAGACGGGCGACGGCACGACCGGGGGCCCGGGGGGCGGGCCGGCGTTCCTCTCGCAGATCACGAACAACGGGCTGTTCCTCGTCTTCGCCGCGCTCTCCGTGACGCTTCCGGTCTTCCTGCCGATGGCGGTCGGTGTCGTCGCCGGCGACTCGGTCGCGGGAGAGGCGGGCGGTGGCACCCTGCGCTACCTGCTGGTCGCCCCGGCCGGCCGGACCCGGCTGCTGCTCGCGAAGTACGCGTCGGTGCTGGTGTTCTGCCTGGTCGCCACCCTCGTCGTCGCGGTGTCGGCGCTCGTGACGGGAGCCCTGCTCTTCCCCGTCGGCGAGGTCACGACGATCTCAGGGACGCGGATCGGATTCGGCGAGGGACTCGTGCGGGCCGCACTGATCGCGCTCGCCGTGGCGGTGTCACTCGTCGGCTTCGCGGCTCTGGGGCTGTTCGTCTCCACGCTCACCGACAGCGGGATCGCGGCGATGGCGGCCACGGTCGGGGTGCTCATCACCGTACAGATCCTGGACACGATGCCGCAGCTGCACGGGATCCATCCGTATCTCTTCCCGCACTACTGGCCGTCCTTCTCGGACCTGCTGCGCGACCCGGTCTACTGGGACGAGATGGTCAGGAACCTCGGCCTGCAGGCGCTGTACGCCGCGGTGTTCGGCTCGGCGGCATGGGCGCGCTTCACGACGAGGGACATCAGCGTCTGA
- a CDS encoding CocE/NonD family hydrolase yields MQIRTAFPYETTHEDLYIPLPGGTRLYARIWRPVTDEPVPALLEYLPCRLSDGTAPRDRQRHPWYAGHGYASVRVDVRGHGNSEGMPGDEYDATELADGVAVVHWLARQEWCSGRVGMFGISWGGFNSLQIAALAPEPLKAIVTVCSADDRYDNDVHYMGGSVLGVDMHAWASTLLAFVSRPPDPADVGDGWRDMWLSRLEAVEPFIHTWLAHQTRDDYWRHGSVCEDYGAIKANVLAVGGWHDPYRDTVLRLVEHLDPSKVRGLIGPWSHQYPDRGLPPGPAIGFLQETLRWWDQHLKGEDTGVMNEPLLRSWISGSHPPATVYETLPGRWVGDATWPSENVTPVAYALAGGEQRVSSPQQTGLDAGRFLPFGNDADLPPDQRDEDAKSVCFEFPVEESPIEILGRPRVRLRIRMDAPRGQAIARLCDVAPDGSSTLVTRGALNLATRHGRDRAEDWPAGGTEDVTFELSGIGHTFPPGHRIRIAVSSSYWPWIWPQAGSAGFTLDAEGSLVELPVRRHTEDPGITFGEPEQAEPLGVVHPVTLDEQRPERLVVRDVAKGEWRLEVGPRHGGTRVHPDGLESTEDALETYTIQQDDPLSARARSDWTIRLHRPEMSWDVRVETRSELSADADDFIASDEVVCRDGDEIVFHRTWEKRIPRTAG; encoded by the coding sequence ATGCAGATCCGCACCGCGTTCCCCTACGAGACCACCCACGAGGACCTCTACATCCCGCTGCCCGGGGGCACGCGGCTGTACGCCCGGATCTGGCGTCCGGTCACCGACGAACCGGTGCCCGCCCTGCTGGAGTACCTGCCCTGCCGGCTGAGTGACGGGACGGCCCCGCGCGACCGGCAGCGGCATCCCTGGTACGCGGGTCACGGCTACGCCTCGGTACGGGTCGACGTGCGCGGGCACGGCAACAGCGAGGGCATGCCGGGCGACGAGTACGACGCTACGGAGCTCGCCGACGGGGTCGCCGTGGTGCACTGGCTCGCCCGGCAGGAGTGGTGCTCGGGCCGGGTCGGCATGTTCGGCATCTCCTGGGGAGGGTTCAACTCGCTGCAGATCGCCGCGCTCGCGCCGGAGCCCCTGAAGGCGATCGTCACCGTCTGCTCGGCCGACGACCGTTACGACAACGACGTCCACTACATGGGCGGCTCCGTGCTCGGGGTGGACATGCACGCCTGGGCGTCCACCCTGCTCGCCTTCGTCTCGCGACCGCCCGACCCGGCGGACGTGGGTGACGGCTGGCGGGACATGTGGCTGAGCCGGCTCGAAGCGGTGGAGCCGTTCATCCACACGTGGCTGGCGCACCAGACCCGCGACGACTACTGGAGGCACGGCAGCGTCTGCGAGGACTACGGCGCCATCAAGGCGAACGTCCTGGCCGTGGGCGGCTGGCACGACCCGTACCGCGACACCGTCCTCAGGCTCGTCGAGCACCTGGACCCCTCGAAGGTGCGGGGTCTGATCGGCCCCTGGTCGCACCAGTACCCGGACCGGGGACTGCCGCCGGGGCCCGCGATCGGCTTCCTTCAGGAGACGCTGCGCTGGTGGGACCAACACCTCAAGGGCGAGGACACCGGGGTGATGAACGAGCCCCTGCTCCGGTCCTGGATCAGCGGCTCGCATCCCCCGGCCACGGTCTACGAGACGCTGCCCGGCCGCTGGGTCGGCGACGCCACGTGGCCGTCCGAGAACGTCACCCCGGTGGCGTACGCGCTGGCCGGCGGGGAGCAGAGGGTCAGCTCGCCGCAGCAGACCGGGCTGGACGCGGGGCGGTTCCTCCCCTTCGGCAACGACGCGGACCTGCCGCCCGACCAGCGGGACGAGGACGCCAAGTCGGTGTGCTTCGAGTTCCCCGTCGAGGAGTCCCCCATCGAGATCCTCGGCAGGCCGAGGGTGCGGCTCCGCATCCGGATGGACGCGCCGCGCGGCCAGGCGATCGCCCGCCTCTGCGACGTGGCGCCGGACGGTTCCTCCACGCTGGTGACGCGCGGCGCCCTCAATCTGGCCACCCGGCACGGGCGGGACCGAGCCGAGGACTGGCCGGCCGGCGGGACCGAGGACGTGACCTTCGAGCTCAGCGGCATCGGGCACACCTTCCCGCCCGGACACCGGATCAGGATCGCCGTCTCGTCGTCGTACTGGCCGTGGATCTGGCCGCAGGCCGGCTCGGCGGGCTTCACGCTCGACGCGGAGGGGAGCCTCGTCGAACTCCCGGTACGCCGGCACACCGAGGACCCGGGCATCACCTTCGGCGAACCGGAACAGGCGGAGCCGCTCGGCGTCGTCCATCCGGTCACCCTCGACGAGCAGCGGCCGGAGCGCCTGGTGGTCCGGGACGTCGCCAAGGGCGAGTGGCGGCTGGAGGTCGGTCCGCGCCACGGCGGCACGCGCGTCCACCCCGACGGTTTGGAGTCCACCGAGGACGCCCTGGAGACGTACACGATCCAACAGGACGACCCGCTGTCCGCCAGGGCCCGCTCCGACTGGACGATCCGGCTGCACCGGCCGGAGATGTCCTGGGACGTACGGGTGGAGACGCGGTCGGAGCTGAGCGCGGACGCGGACGACTTCATCGCGTCCGACGAGGTCGTCTGCAGGGACGGCGACGAGATCGTCTTCCACCGGACCTGGGAGAAGCGCATCCCGCGGACAGCCGGATGA
- a CDS encoding TetR/AcrR family transcriptional regulator, producing MITSQSSLRRSERSRRATLDAALELCAEKGYGRVTIEAIAARAGVSKKTIYRWWPSKGAVMLEAFTEVFVGATPFVDTGDIVADLRTHIDGAVRMASTPPYGPVYAGILSELHDDEVLARAVREQLVDPRFDAAVQRLRRAQEQGQVPAGADLPLVVELLYGPLYYRNLLRKPPMDGARVATLVAHVLKSVGAEVESAAPRSPDGGAPVGG from the coding sequence ATGATCACATCGCAGAGTTCCCTGCGCCGCAGCGAGAGATCACGACGGGCGACGCTGGACGCCGCTCTGGAGCTGTGCGCGGAGAAGGGCTACGGCCGGGTCACCATCGAGGCCATCGCGGCCCGCGCCGGTGTGAGCAAGAAGACCATCTACCGCTGGTGGCCGTCCAAGGGTGCGGTGATGCTGGAGGCGTTCACCGAGGTCTTCGTCGGCGCCACGCCCTTTGTCGACACCGGTGACATCGTTGCCGACCTGCGGACCCACATCGACGGCGCGGTACGGATGGCCTCCACGCCGCCGTACGGCCCCGTCTACGCGGGCATCCTGTCGGAGCTGCACGACGACGAGGTGCTGGCGCGCGCCGTCCGCGAACAGCTCGTCGATCCGCGCTTCGACGCCGCCGTGCAGCGCCTGCGCCGGGCCCAGGAACAGGGGCAGGTCCCGGCGGGCGCCGACCTCCCGCTCGTGGTGGAGCTGCTCTACGGCCCGCTCTACTACCGGAACCTGCTGCGGAAGCCGCCGATGGACGGGGCGAGGGTGGCGACCCTCGTGGCCCACGTCCTGAAGTCCGTGGGGGCCGAGGTGGAGAGTGCCGCTCCCCGCTCCCCGGACGGCGGCGCCCCCGTCGGCGGCTGA
- the fahA gene encoding fumarylacetoacetase, giving the protein MPEQSSPLDPAEGDPFGPHNLPYGVFSTPGHPADRRVGVRVGNHVLDAGAAAHALGSPYAQLLAQPSLMPLLAAGRTAWRDVRRALTAWVTVPAHRPDIEPLLHPLDEVTLHLPYEVADYVDFYASEHHATNVGRIFRPDGVALTPNWKHLPIGYHGRAGTVVVSGTDVVRPSGQRKAPADPAPVFGPSVKLDIEAEVGFVVGVPSEQGSPVALGDFREHVFGLSLLNDWSARDIQAWEYVPLGPFLGKSFATSVSAWVTPLEALDAARTAPPARDFPLLPYLEDADDEEPGGFDIRITVAVNGQTVSEPPFSTMYWTAAQQLAQMTVNGASLRTGDLYGSGTVSGAEPGERGSLLELTWNGRDPLDLPEGKRTFLEDGDTVTLTAWAPGAHGTRVGLGEVTGRIVAS; this is encoded by the coding sequence ATGCCCGAGCAGAGCAGCCCGCTCGATCCGGCCGAGGGCGATCCCTTCGGCCCGCACAACCTTCCGTACGGCGTGTTCTCCACCCCGGGACACCCGGCCGACCGCAGGGTCGGCGTCCGCGTCGGCAACCACGTCCTGGACGCCGGGGCGGCCGCGCACGCGCTCGGCTCGCCGTACGCCCAGTTGCTGGCACAGCCCAGCCTCATGCCACTCCTGGCGGCGGGCCGGACCGCCTGGCGCGACGTGCGGCGGGCCCTGACCGCGTGGGTGACCGTCCCGGCGCACCGCCCGGACATAGAGCCCCTGCTGCACCCGCTCGACGAGGTGACACTGCACCTGCCGTACGAGGTCGCCGACTACGTCGACTTCTACGCCAGCGAGCACCACGCCACCAACGTGGGAAGGATCTTCCGGCCGGACGGCGTGGCCCTCACCCCCAACTGGAAGCACCTGCCGATCGGTTACCACGGACGGGCCGGCACCGTCGTGGTGTCCGGTACGGACGTGGTGCGCCCCTCCGGCCAGCGCAAGGCCCCCGCGGACCCGGCGCCCGTGTTCGGCCCGTCGGTGAAGCTGGACATCGAGGCGGAGGTCGGCTTCGTCGTCGGCGTCCCCTCGGAGCAGGGATCACCGGTCGCCCTCGGCGACTTCCGGGAGCACGTCTTCGGGCTCTCGCTGCTCAACGACTGGTCGGCGCGCGACATCCAGGCCTGGGAGTACGTGCCGCTGGGCCCGTTCCTCGGCAAGTCCTTCGCCACCTCGGTGTCGGCATGGGTGACCCCGCTGGAGGCCCTGGACGCGGCACGGACGGCACCACCGGCCCGGGACTTCCCGCTGCTTCCCTACCTGGAGGACGCGGACGACGAGGAGCCGGGCGGTTTCGACATCCGCATCACGGTCGCCGTCAACGGACAGACCGTGTCCGAGCCGCCGTTCTCCACCATGTACTGGACGGCCGCGCAGCAGCTGGCGCAGATGACCGTGAACGGCGCCTCGCTGCGGACGGGCGACCTGTACGGCTCCGGCACCGTCAGCGGCGCCGAGCCCGGCGAACGCGGGTCCCTGCTCGAACTCACCTGGAACGGCCGCGATCCGCTGGACCTGCCCGAGGGCAAGCGGACCTTCCTGGAGGACGGCGACACGGTCACCCTCACGGCCTGGGCACCGGGCGCGCACGGAACACGCGTCGGGCTGGGAGAGGTCACCGGACGGATCGTGGCCTCGTAG
- a CDS encoding VOC family protein: protein MTLHWKVVIDAAEPHAQADFWAETLGYLVEDNSALIEELLAVGAVPESSTVEPHGRRAWRDLVAVRHPDDPYDEKSGTGLGRRLLFQRVPEPKTVKNRLHLDVHTAPGQREAEVERLVGLGASVLRIVDEPGGSWQVLLDPEGNEFCVH, encoded by the coding sequence ATGACCCTGCACTGGAAAGTCGTCATCGACGCGGCAGAGCCGCACGCCCAGGCCGACTTCTGGGCCGAGACCCTCGGTTACCTCGTCGAGGACAACAGCGCCCTGATCGAGGAGCTGCTCGCCGTCGGGGCGGTGCCCGAGTCCAGCACGGTGGAGCCGCACGGGCGCCGGGCCTGGCGCGATCTCGTCGCCGTACGGCACCCGGACGATCCGTACGACGAGAAGAGCGGGACCGGTCTCGGACGCCGGCTGCTCTTCCAGCGCGTCCCCGAGCCGAAGACGGTGAAGAACCGCCTCCACCTGGACGTCCACACGGCTCCCGGACAGCGCGAGGCGGAGGTGGAGCGGCTCGTGGGGCTGGGTGCGAGCGTGCTGCGGATCGTGGACGAACCGGGCGGCTCGTGGCAGGTGCTCCTGGACCCCGAAGGCAACGAGTTCTGCGTGCACTGA
- a CDS encoding polyprenyl synthetase family protein — protein sequence MTVVGPFGLRVRDQALEADVQAGLADVEAGLLAATKSEVPFITEAAQHLVSAGGKRFRPLLVMLASQFGDPDAPGVVPSAVVVELTHLATLYHDDVMDEADVRRGVDSANTRWGNSVAVLTGDFLFARASHILADLGPEAVRIQAEAFERLVTGQILETAGPRDGRDPVDHYMDVLSGKTGSLVAVSGRFGALMAGADESVVDILTQYGERLGIAFQLADDVLDIASDSHESGKTPGTDLREGIPTLPVLHLRARAAADGRPEDRELVELLDGDLADDGRLAEALHRLRAHPALEQARRDTVRYAQEARATLAPLPECYAKAALEELCDAVVHRAG from the coding sequence GTGACCGTCGTCGGGCCGTTCGGACTGCGCGTGCGGGACCAGGCGCTGGAGGCAGATGTCCAGGCCGGTCTGGCCGATGTCGAGGCGGGGCTGCTGGCTGCCACCAAGAGCGAGGTCCCGTTCATCACGGAGGCCGCACAGCACCTCGTCAGTGCGGGGGGCAAGCGTTTCCGGCCACTGCTGGTCATGCTCGCGTCCCAGTTCGGCGACCCCGACGCGCCCGGGGTCGTGCCCTCGGCCGTGGTCGTCGAACTGACGCACCTGGCGACGCTGTACCACGACGACGTGATGGACGAGGCGGACGTGCGCCGCGGGGTCGACAGCGCGAACACCCGCTGGGGCAACTCCGTCGCCGTCCTGACCGGCGACTTCCTCTTCGCGCGCGCCTCGCACATCCTGGCCGACCTCGGCCCCGAGGCCGTACGCATCCAGGCCGAGGCGTTCGAGCGTCTGGTGACCGGCCAGATCCTGGAGACCGCGGGCCCGCGCGACGGGCGCGACCCGGTCGACCACTACATGGACGTCCTGAGCGGCAAGACCGGTTCGCTGGTCGCCGTATCCGGACGTTTCGGCGCGCTGATGGCCGGTGCGGACGAGTCCGTCGTCGACATCCTCACCCAGTACGGCGAACGCCTCGGTATCGCTTTCCAGCTCGCCGACGACGTCCTGGACATCGCCTCCGACTCCCACGAGTCCGGCAAGACGCCCGGAACCGATCTGCGCGAGGGCATTCCCACGCTCCCGGTGCTCCACCTGCGCGCCCGGGCCGCGGCCGACGGACGGCCGGAGGACCGGGAACTCGTGGAGCTGCTGGACGGCGACCTCGCCGACGACGGCAGGCTGGCGGAAGCACTGCACAGGCTGCGGGCCCACCCCGCGCTGGAGCAGGCACGACGCGACACCGTGCGCTACGCCCAGGAGGCACGGGCCACGCTGGCGCCGCTGCCCGAGTGCTACGCGAAGGCCGCGCTGGAAGAACTCTGCGACGCCGTGGTGCACCGCGCGGGCTGA